The following proteins come from a genomic window of Portunus trituberculatus isolate SZX2019 chromosome 35, ASM1759143v1, whole genome shotgun sequence:
- the LOC123513147 gene encoding protein canopy homolog 2-like produces MDRKESGGYENQLTVTHTHTHTHLLRVAAIAEHTWGSGKVTRSRPRSADRSHRTPPSTPIHCLPPPAFARRTVLWSHLVAPHTSTQKQKMGFSSGVVQVVIIAAAVVSCVSASKPPKSKVVKCAVCRSVVSELYDAILEVDPRKTIEVGSYRIEADGKQKVSAVKYAGSEVHMMEVMETVCKSMKDYAQARHKETGRLEAIKLVVGGSMNPRMGEYDMVQDPDLNKGLEFHCEAIVEEFEDEIGSFFKNSGDSKLFDLQEQFCNEVTSLCSGVKDEL; encoded by the exons ATGGATAGAAAGGAGAGTGGAGGGTATGAGAACCAGTTGACagttacgcacacacacacacacacacacctgttgcgtGTTGCTGCAATAGCGGAGCACACGTGGGGCAGCGGCAAGGTGACACGTAGCCGGCCGCGCTCAGCTGATCGTAGCCACCGCACACCTCCCTCCACGCCCATACATTGCCTACCTCCACCAGCCTTTGCACGCCGGACTGTTCTCTGGTCACACCTTGTTGCTCCCCACACTTCGACGCAG AAACAAAAGATGGGATTTAGTAGTGGAGTTGTGCAAGTGGtgattattgctgctgctgtggtgagCTGTGTGTCAGCCTCAAAACCTCCCAAATCAAAG GTTGTGAAGTGTGCTGTGTGCCGCAGCGTGGTGAGCGAGTTGTATGACGCCATCCTGGAg GTTGATCCCAGAAAAACCATTGAAGTGGGCTCCTATCGCATTGAAGCTGATGGAAAACAGAAGGTTTCGGCTGTGAAGTACGCTGGCTCTGAG GTGCACATGATGGAAGTGATGGAGACGGTGTGCAAGAGCATGAAGGACTATGCTCAGGCCAGACATAAGGAGACAGGGCGCCTGGAGGCCATCAAGCTGGTGGTGGGCGGCAGCATGAACCCACGCATGGGGGAGTACGACATGGTGCAGGACCCAGACCTCAACAAAGGCCTGGAGTTCCACTGTGAGGCGATTGTGGAGGAGTTTGAGGATGAGATTGGTTCATTTTTcaagaatagtggtgacagcaaACTGTTTGACCTGCAGGAACAGTTCTGTAATGAAGTGACAAGTTTGTGCTCGGGTGTCAAGGATGAGTTATAA